The Equus przewalskii isolate Varuska chromosome 4, EquPr2, whole genome shotgun sequence region CCGtttgggttaaaactaattcgatctgatcttgtttttccaaaagggcctgctGTGGCCTGTTGAGtgtgcattgtacatctgctttaaacatttactgtgtcccaaagacaagaatgatggcCTTACAGATAAGGATGTAGcttcccccatatcagcatttccttaaggataagcatctcttcctgggaactaaggattaattcCTGACCACCCAACTGCTGTGCGAGCGAAGCATCTTGTgacaattgtaaaagggacattcctaacatatgtgatgtatgctctttgttccaagacgtACATatccactctgtacaccccaattctttggtgcccttccttctgGAAGGCAGGCCCtcggctagtcctcagatctggctgataataaactcaccccaattctgACTTACAGATCGGTTATGGATTATTGGCATTGACACTGACCAGCAAGAATATATGACTCTGGTCCTAATTCTTTCTGTTGAGCTGGATGGAATTGGCCTCTCTGCAGCTTCCACCCTTAATCCTGGTAAAAATCCTCAGCACTCCACTCTCTTTTACCTGGCAGCCAGCTTTCCGATGTTTAGGGACGAGCCCTCACCCCATtgttcattcttctctctctcaccacaCGAACCTTACAGGACTGGGTTTTCTCTTCCCTTAACAGCAGAAGATGAAAAGAATGGGGATTTTACGCAGTTCATAGGCGGCCCTTTGAACTGAAAAACCCGAAAGGACAGGGAGCAGCGCTCCTGCATTCGGTCCTCAGTCCTGACGGAGCGCCCCGCAGCGCGCAAGGCACCCCGGCCCAGCGAGCCAGGGACGACCCTCCAGCGGGCGAGGGACGACCCTCCAGCGCGGCGCTTCCGGCACCGGGACAGCCCCGCGCGCCCGGACGGGCCTCGGGGCGGGGCCTCAGCTCCTCCCGGCGACGCCGCCCGGGGCGCCGGACAGACCTGCCCTCTGCGCCGAGGGCCAGTGGCCGGCACCGGGCACGCCGTCTCCGACGGCCAGCCGGCCACCTGGCCCTTGCGGACCCCGGGGACGCCGCGTGCCGCGCCCACGGGCCCCTCCGCGCAGAAGGCGGGTCGGCGGGGACTCACAAGGACTCCAGGTGCTtgagctgctgcagctgctgcgcGTCGTGCCGCCGCCGCTTCTGCTCCCGGCGCCGCTGCAGCTCCTGCTCGGGCGGCTCCCGCGGCCGCCGCGCGCCCCCGGCCCCCGCGTCGTCGCGCCCCGACCGGGACGACATCGCGGCCCGCGCCGGAGGCGCCCCCGTGGCGCGGCGGCGAAGACGGCACTTCCTCTGCGCCGCGCCCGCAAGCCCCGCAGCATCCCCTCctgccgccgcccgccgcccgccggggAAGGGCCCGGTGTCCCCGCCGAGGCTGCCCGGCCCCCGCTTCCGACTGGCGCGCCCGGCCGCCTCCCCGCGGCGTGGCCCCAAGTCCTGGCTCAGAGCGCCCGGCCCCGCCGCCAGGCCCGCCGGTGCCGAAGGTGGGAGCGCGCCCCCTGGTGGCGGCCGGTGCCGGTGCCGGAGCCGAGGGCTGAGGACGCCCGCGGGGGAGCCCTAGAGCCCTTCCCGCGCGCCCGGAGGGCTGAGCACACGTCTTCGGGCTCCCTGCCCTTGCGGTCTCCATCCTGGAGGCCAGGGAACCCGTGCAAGTCATCTGTGTATCTCCCAGTGGTTAGAAACACAGGAGCTGCTATTACTTGTTAGTAGGATTCATCCAGTTTGGGAAGAAAGCAAGACTCTCCATAGAAATTCTCCAGTTTTCTAGAGCATGCCATCCATGGTTAAAACAGTGTATACTGAATTTAGAGAAAGTTTGGGTATTGGAAAGGAAAAGCTGATATACACTGAGCACTTTTTATGTGCTGGTCATTGAGCTAAGTGctgacttaatttttaaaaactcaagtgctattttttctttagattttattattttatttttccttctccccaaagccccccagtacatagttaaacattttagttgtggatccttctagtcctggcatgtggaacgccacgGCAGCATGGCTTgtcgagcagtgccatgttctgGCCCAGCATCCGAAGCGGCAAAACCCCGCCTCTGAAGCAGAGTAGTGGAACCCAACCCCTcgaccaccgggccagccctcaagTACTCTTATTACCCTTATGTACTACGctaattttatagataaggagaaGGAGGCCCAGATAGTTAAGTGACAGCCCAAGGATGAGAACTAGTAAGTCGTGGAGCCAGGGTGTGAAAGTGTTAGGTGCCTGACTAGgttgtattttcaaaatgtatctaataggtggggctggccccgtggccgagtggttaagttcgtgcactccgctgcaggcggcccagtgtttcgttggttcgaatcctgggcacggacatggcactgctcatcaaaccacgctgaggcagcgtcccacatgccacaactagaaggacccacaacgaagaatatacaactatgtactggggggctttggggagaaaaaggaaaaaaaataaaatctttaaaaaaaaaaatgtatctaatAGGTGAAGTTGTGATAATTGTTTCAGCTTTGACATAGTGgaagaaaccacaaaggaagTAAAAGTAACAGCATGGGGAATATTTCCCTCAAATGTGGCATTCAATATAGTTAATACCTAAAATATATGAGGAGCTCTTTCATATTTATTAGCAAAAAtccaaataaacacacaaaaggtTATGAACAGACATGCACTGTTAGACTGACGTGTCCCAGAACTTGGAAATCAGGTTTCCCTCTGAGAACCAATCCAGCTGCTCACGCAAGTTACATGGGCAGTAAGTGGCCTGTAGATACCTTGCAAGACATCCTCATCTAGTCAAGAATACAGTGTCAGGAATACGTGATTGAGAAACGAAGAAAACATAACTTAAAATTGTGTTACAGGAGGAAGTTGGTCTAAAGATTCTAGAATAGGAGAACCAAGGAAAAGCAATCAGGCAGTGTTTGTCCAGAATTGTCCACTAATGACACAAACTCTGTAAACACGAATGTTCTGCTCACTAGAGAAATGTGCACCATTTGGAATAAGGCATAAAATTGACCAAATTTTGCCCCATCTTAAAGGAAATAGCCTTCAAGACCACCCAACCCCTGTGCTCTGGTTCTATTCTCACCTGCAACATTCTGACAGTGTACTATATCGGACCCCAATATGAGGAAAAGAGTGTTTTAGTCAGATCTGAGTATTGGGGTCAGTGGGAAGGCATGTTTCCTACTGTAAGTCAATATCTCgacattgtgatttataattTAGTATCTTATGACTAGTTATTGTGGCAAATTGTATTATCCAAGTTGGCTGCAATAGTCTCTCTCATGTTATTTGTCTTCTACAAATGACCTTGACACTCCCCCGACGGAGAGGTGGGGTCTATGCCCCTTCCCTTGAATCTAGACCAAACTTAGTGATTTGCTCGTATCTAGTAGAAAGTAGTGGAAGTGATGCCTCATTTTTGAGATTAGATCAGAAAAGGTCATCTAGCTTCCACTTGGTTCTCCTGAAATAGACCCTCCTGAGGGCTTCAGGGATGTAAGCTGTTCAACTGCCCTGAAGCCACCATTCCACGAGGAGGCCCAGACTAACTAAGGGGTAGAGATCACATGAAGAGACCCTGAGACTCCATAAAGAGAGGGATGTCAGGCCAGACCTCACTGCCTAATCACGCCCAACGCCTGTCAGATAACTCCATGGTGCATGCCAGAGTAGATCTAAGTGGCTCACACCAACCAAGCTGGATGAGAATTGTTCCTTTCCTCCTGCAGAGGCTTGTTGCTGGCCAAGCTATGCCcctaaagtaaaagaaaagaaggaagaaggaaaaaagaaaaagaaaagacaccaaACGTTCGCCAGTCACAAGCAGTGACCTATAGCAAGCAAGCACATAATCTGAAAACCTTAGGATATACTTTTATGCAGAAACCAATTGAGTTGAGTTGCTCTCACTTGCAACTGAAAGAGTCTTGACCGATTCAAATATTTGCCTAACACAATGATTTGATCTATTAGCAAGAAGACCCAGGGATTGATAACTCCACTGAAGCAAGTATTAGTCAAGACTCTTGAAAACAACAATAGACAAAAATCCAAGTCAaactgttttaagaaataaaataaaagaatttattggCTCACGTATGTGAAATGTCATGGGATGGAACTTCAGGAATGAATGGCTGGATCTGGGTGCTGAAATGTTATAGTtagcaatttctctctctcagtttcaCTTTGCTTTGCATTGTTTCATTCTCATGTAGTTTCTTCCATCGCGGGGGCAAAGATGGCCACTGGAAGCCAAAGGTGGCCAACAATTTAGCAGCCCCAACtggaagaaaaatctttttcagTTCCAGTAAGACTTCCATGTGTTATACGCATTGGCTTAGCAAGGGTCACATAGCTGTCATGGAAACAATCACTATGGTTAGGGAGATGGAGTACTCTGTCTGGCCACGCCTGTCACATGCTCACCCTAATTCCCAGGGGTGGGATCAGCTTTACCCAAGCTATATAGACGAACTGTTGGGGAGGGATAGTTCCTCAAAGCAAAATCAAGGTGCTgttaacagagagagaaagagaggaggagagagagaaagagattgagagagagagagaggaagaggaaagggaggctgaGCAGGGAAAAATAACAGCTGTGCAGTTCAATAGTCTGACTGCCTTACCCAGTCCCACCTCCTGGGCTGCATTCTAGGCATCCCTCCTTGATGATTAGTATGCTAGAGCTTATAAAGCAGTGAACATCCTTTTGCTACTTATATCCACCTGTTTACACAAGTCtgggttctttatgtattttgacaGACTAGAAAGTTTCCTGGTTACTGATCCAGAGTGATATGCACGGTGTTATGGTCACTCCGCAGAAGCGTGATGGACGCCCCCTGACCACCCCAAATTGGTTCACTGTCAAGACTGATGATGCCACATGTTCACcaagaggggaggaagaaatgtaTTACTCATATATTGAGGCTTTCTGGGAGAGCAGGTCAGCCACCTAAGCCAGTCCAAAAACGGCTTCAGCAAAAGGAAGGCGAGTGGCCCTAGTTTTATTGTGTTTAGGGAGTGAAACCTGGGTGGGCATTCCTGCACACAGGCCAAGGCTTTGTGTGGTTTGAACTTCTCCTCTGGTGTCAAGGGAAGGAGTGTGTgggctttcttatcagcttgccCATATGTgggacagaagaggaaagtggAGATGGCGCTTGAAAGCTGTCAGTGGTCAACATCCAAAATGGagtcagattcttttttttttttttttgaggaagattagccctgagctaactactaccaatccccctcttttggctgaggaagactggccctgagttgacatccatgcccatcttcctctactttatacgtgggacacctaccacagcatgacttttgccaagcggtgccttgtctgcaccgGAATTCAAATCGAGGAACCCTGGGCCCTCCGAGAaacggaacatgcacacttaactgctgagccaccaggccggtcctGGAGTCAGATTCTTTATTACACAGGGCCATCTCTCGAATTCAGCCCAGTTTTCTGATTGTGAAAGTCAATGTAAACATCTCATCCATTAACCAATGAGGCAAACAGGAATTCTTTCCGTGGTGGTTATAATTCTAAACCGTTATTCTTACCCATCACCCTTTACTTATTCCTGTAGCATCGGGACGGGTCTGCAGGTACAGTTCCTTTCACGAGAGAGAGTAAAGTGATTACTCTTCAACCATGAATGCACATGGAGCCATCCTGCACTTTGCACTGAGGCTCCCAGCCCAGCTGAGTAAGAGATGCTTTCTTTGTACTCCCTCCCTGTTGTACCCCCCCACCTCAGTCTTTTCTACCCCTCTGCCCCATCCTAAGGTACTAGATTCATTCTCAAGGCCAGCCAAAGGGACTTGGTGTTGGCCCAATTGTAGAAAGGTGGCTGCAGCTGGTCCTGACTTACGGATTAAGTGATTTTGAGTTGGGTCTTCTATTACTCAGAGATGGAAGTGATTCCTCACATTTACATAGTACTTGGCAGACTTCCATCCCTCATATATTGCTTTGGTTGATCCTCCAGAAACTCTATGGAGGCAGGCaagacattttacaaataaggaaactgaggctcagagagtagGGGGATGGGTGCCCTACAACCAAGGTGGTCTGATTTCTGGTCCAGGTTTTTTCATCAAACCACATGGTAACTTCAGGTGTGTTGTCAATTCTGGGGGTGGGAGAATTTCCTGGAAACtcttggggagggaaggaaagagggcatTGCTGGAAACAAATTTCTCTTACTTCTCATTCGCCTCAGGTTCAGCTCAGATGGACTTTCGGGGGATGTTTTTCTTAATGCTGGCCTTTTCTTTATCTCCGCTCAGTGTGTGCCAAGCCCAAGTTAACAGTTTAAGTAGCTTAGCCTCCAGGGTTTACTGCTCTTAGAAGATCTGATTCACGAGTCCTCCTTTATTTCAGGCTCGAAGAACAGAGGAATTCTTTCTTTACTGCCCTGCTTCACTTGCGGGATTATGTTTGATTTTTCCTGCAAACATTTCAACTTCTTGTATGGAGGAGGATGGGACGGAACCTggatttctgtcttttattcAGACCAATCCTTTTCCAGAGCCCCTTCTCTTGCTCCATGCTGTTCCACGCCTTCATGCTGGCCTCCGACCTTTTGGATGCTTCTCTTATTATGTCTTTCTCTCTGATTGTGTCACATTCTCTCGTTCCTTGGCTCTCTGTTCTCTCACTGATTCTcatcttctgtttttcccttcttactgcctttctctctcacttcctctcctttttctattCCGATACCCTTCTCTTCTTTCCGGTCCTTTTCTCAAGCCCGTTCACCTCTTTATCTTTCTGAGCTTGTAGTCTACTGTTGACTTTTCCTGAGGTGAAATTCAGTTTCTAGGCTTAAGTCCTCACAAAGTAACCCCCAGaaacttaataattttttaaagtttcagctTGGTTTTAATTAGTCACTAAAGTCAAGAGGTAAATTTTCTCTTTGGTAGATTGCTGCAGAAATTCAATTCAAAGAATGTCTGTTAGGATTTAAAGAGACTGTTGAAGAGCACACATACTATGTGACCAGattattaacacatttaaagGAATGACAAGAAATTAAACCACTTGGAAGCCCTAAAAGGCAGAACAGAAGTGGCAGTCACCACTCAGcctgtctcttcctccatctgtcTTCCTTCCTGTCCTGGGGTGTCTTCTCTGACACAGgttcatagaattttagaactgaaagaagTCTTACAAATCAAccacttcattttatagatgaaaaaactgaggcccagagacgtgGCATGTGTTGCCCACTCACAGTAAGGAGGTGGAAGATTCCTGACTGGAATGAGGTtgactttttgtttgtctttgtgtAAAACttgatcattttaataaaaacctGACATAGTCAttaaaaaccataaagaaataCTGAGGAGTAGATAGAGGAAAGCAAATCATCACTCAAAATCCAACCACCTAGAAATAACCAGTGTTAATAGGACGAATTATATTCATAGGTTGTCTATTTCAATAGAATAAGCTGTGTGAGGAACAACGAGCATTTCTTTAGTGCTACATGTCATTTCTCATTAGATCTTGCGATCTAATAAGATCTATAATAATCTTATCATCATCATGTTTTATCTTCATCTTACAGAAAACACTGAGACTGTCACTTGCAGAAGGTCACCTACATAGTCCACATAATGGTGTATTATTCCCCTAATAAATTGTTTAATTCAATTGGCTCAcgctttatttaatatttttgcctttatatttataaattagattGGTGcccagtttctctctttctctctcttgctcttttgcaggttttggtatcaggattgTATGCTTCCAAAATGAGCTGAGAAACCCTTGGTGATTTGCTTTTCCATTAGGCCatagttttaataaaaaacaaCCACCAATTCTAAGGTAAGAATGCATTTAACTGCTCAAATGACTTTCCCGCGGCATCTGGGTCTCTATTGTGAAGGCCCACCCAGGTTAGTCACGTGTGTGGGGTCATGTGGAAAGTTCGCTATTAAGTATCAGCTCACAGGGCATCTATTGATGGACTGGGGAATGCTCACAGTTAGCAACTTAAACTTTCGTCTGGACAGCTGTCAGGGGGGTCTCCCAATACatgcttcctcctttctctaaGTATTACAAGAAAATACGGGGGAAAAAATCCTGAAGAATGGTTTCAGTCTTTTTTCAATGTAGAATGCATCCTTGtaactaagttttttttttttttaatctaagtttCGCTCCCTTCCCGAAAGCAGCAAGGGATAATTGGATCCGCGGCCACGTAAGAGTCCCTTGTGGCCCTGAACCTGGAGAGTCCCAGGAACTGGCGGAGATCGGTGGGTCGGCTGGGCCGTAAACGTTTTTCTCTCCCAACTTCGGGCCGAAGCCCGGTCCCGAGGAGCTGCCGATTCCTCGCTCGGGGCCGGTCCCTCTGACGTTCCAGCCCTCTCTCCCGGCGGGCCAGCGCGCCGGGCGCGGGGGGCCGGGCGGCGAAGGGCGCAGCAGGCCCGCCCCGGCGCGCGGCCGCGGCTCCTCCCCTCGGTCGGCTGCGGCCGGGGGGCGGGCGAGGGGGGCGGTTGCTGCCGCCCGGGGAGGGCCGGGAGTCTGTTCCACGTTTGCAAACGCCGCCGCGCACCCAGGCCCGTCCCGCGCCGCCCGAGCTCCGCGCTCCCAAGCCCGctccgcgccccgcgccccgcgccccgcgcccgctCCTCTCCTCGCCGCCCCCGATGGCGTTCAGGGCCCGGGGTTGgcggcccccgccgccgccgctgctcctgctgctgctctgggtgACCGGGCAGGCGGCGCCCGTGgcgggcctgggcctgggctcgGACACCGAGCTGCAGATCGAGCGGCGCTTCGTGCCCGACGAGTGCCCGCGCACTGTGCTCAGCGGCGACTTCGTGCGCTACCACTACGTGGGGACATTCCCCGACGGCCAGAAGTTCGACTCCAGGTACCGCGCCCCGAGCGCCCAGCCCGGCCTCCGAGTCCGAGGCTGCCGCGCCCTCGGTGCTGTCCGCTTCCCTCTCTCCGGACAGGCCTTTCCCTCCCGCCGGACctcccctggccccgccccgccaGCCCGCGCTCCTCCctcgccctccccctccccggccGCTCCCGACCCTAAATCGCTCAGCCCCGGGGCGAGTCTCCCGGCCCCAGCGCTCCCCTGGCCCGCCCGCCAGCCCGCCGCGGACTGGCATCTTGGGTAGGGCCTTGAGCAGCGGGGCTGGGACAAATCACGCCCTCCCTTTCCGCCCAGCGCATTTACACCCGCGAAATCTGTGTAAAATGGTCACTCCACGAGTAGATCTCCAAGAGGAAATGTTGACGTCCATCCGCCGCCTCCCCTTTACAGTTCCTTCCAGCAGGCTCCTTGAGGACGGATCCGGTCAGACGAGGCGTCTGgcagatgatgatggtgatgatggtggtggtgatgatgatgatgatggtgatgatgatagcaGCCGCTAACCTTAATGGAGCTGTTACCATGTGCCAGGGTAGTTCTAAGAGCTTTCCATATAATgaactcatttcattctcacagcaGTTCTCTGAGGCAGGTACACTCATCCTCATTTTGCCAGTGAGGTAACTTGAGGCTTTTGAGGCTAAGAAACTTGTTTAAGCGGAATCGGATTGAAACCCAGACCATCCAAGTCCAGAGTCTGCGTGTCTCTACCACTGCCCTCCGTTTCCGGCCTTACAAAAACTTCCCTTGGGTGGGAGAAAGTCCTGGTCAAGTCACTCAGCTTTGCCATGGGGCCCTGCACCGTGCCCATCATTCCCGCCCTCAGCTCTGCCCCAAGATCACACCACCTCTCCCGGCTTCACGCCAGTTTAGCGTTAGGGTTAACAGGCCTCTCTTCCTGCAGCTCCGAGCCGCTCTTCTCCGCAAGGCTACCTTACAAACCCGTGTCTGTGCCCACACTTTTCTCAGTGAATCAACAGACTAGATAAAGACAACGGTTTGTCAGGCATCGGCTGTGTGCCCTAGGCTGTGCTAGCTCATTGCTGaagttatcttttcaaaaatactcTTAGCCTCTCTTGCCCTTtttgaaattccagaaaatgaGTG contains the following coding sequences:
- the LOC103565927 gene encoding vasodilator-stimulated phosphoprotein-like gives rise to the protein MLQGSPAGVLSPRLRHRHRPPPGGALPPSAPAGLAAGPGALSQDLGPRRGEAAGRASRKRGPGSLGGDTGPFPGGRRAAAGGDAAGLAGAAQRKCRLRRRATGAPPARAAMSSRSGRDDAGAGGARRPREPPEQELQRRREQKRRRHDAQQLQQLKHLESFYEKPPPGLIKMPVGSYTLGFVTSLCLCRKLVSCVCVPEKPWQAPCAPQPSLPSLCLVTPSSQSCPARVPPLTRLLLFLECLQLREQRALRRLEAHRVQPPWCRSPSSSTLATGSPSFCGTET